Proteins encoded within one genomic window of Diorhabda sublineata isolate icDioSubl1.1 chromosome 1, icDioSubl1.1, whole genome shotgun sequence:
- the LOC130452365 gene encoding uncharacterized protein LOC130452365 isoform X2, whose amino-acid sequence MDEKTELSAVHPTEMLESVDSNIEGGIDTEEATTDTKSADVNEEAEATEQTESKNEPDAEVEPEHEPESNNDPTDPSNDENTLISELNDVPLSAAVNSEADSFLDSLTSENTPGDTESPISDEPTAPNIDADNPDISTDISMPSLTLSEEPPSIHFVNLGEKSEENDESKEEISKDVTIREKDPVCSLEEELQRMHEGDPILENTNDAKVEDDKTGVKDEKFDVEMNKPENNATPIMKDSDLEEMLAADEVVQDPAVIKNSQEELKQIDILVCGKCHEVFNLVEEFQEHKEKKCSQISKVLPSCMLESKPQVWAFALWKSKQVKLQSEKGTSRTQWELYKDWCNLAQTEKDAWISAGETLQYCQKLGTAKLTEIKVQKAHADGDKDPLSLDGFGKNSNKENSTFDNSKSPLLEVKRTVINKPKAVPIVQKNNNEANSNKAMRTVQAKDKSEYAVEKIVAKRFNPKKKTLEYQIKWEHFSSEDNTWEPLANLNHCKQMVDEFEEQLKKLKAEKAKQQAMALAKNSPKIKSAPTSSSPASSSSLISTGTTGNRPQRTSKQKALDQVKAWCGNISDDENLTGFKRSRSPDSDDSFEKRLKFDDLSDDSETETKPKIQFRKIAPKPSTTNTSPVQILKNGIGKNTPLPQNILIPDANGVVRINQKQLPSLSTGVYIMSKTAGIIKLDSDTSKVATSGGQTIVKVAPKIGQTQIKIMKKDGTSTQRIVQMSPKNIPTQKAMKTHLSRAQKMVTEIRPSHQVVKRTPEIVKKSLLNKSDSEKRQIPIKKLPELVPKQTSKSMSSGKSRESGNQKDDESDDGLEELPFPDEIKIPEPDEEENTEFTLDPETGKIAGMEYPDPEPEPEPTEETKSDTSLDNIVKLAAADITEEDLKNEPQDPVDMEMHTLLQDDDETKIMKTESQHIPEKRFATASPMKPVVKMSVTPRKVAANPSSILNKALTGPHVVRRTVVGPPTQRLQQKVMNPSINRSPQVVNPVVRQVNTYVRTKPTAPKPKFNVAGEPPKFIRPNHNASPKNVYSYTRQVVQNSPNVRKIGNTTVRSSNMMGGQQQKMQSKLVRTSSGIVQRIVSPARKESMVIRGQPERIERKMAPQKPKTVISMPSLMSDDELLITTKTPQKRKQEPTSIQISAPEGNENEQIQQIQQIQQIQQMEEQPTTMIETPIIAHQQESDEISREAQAVATLSPDMSSFTLADNENPIFITGDDGTVYQVAGQNEQGQTILLTQGSDGQQQCLLVTNEVAEAMETSGEEATQAQPEISMPQISPDVTEPLSVKTDTVDSNDQVVAQVVRAEPPSPGGTHKVVVMLPDGNLMVTQVSPEEYASLELE is encoded by the exons ATGGATGAAAAAACCGAGTTGTCTGCTGTACACCCGACGGAGATGCTCGAATCAGTGGATTCTAACATTGAAGGGGGGATTGATACTGAAGAAGCAACAACAGATACAAAAAGTGCTGATGTTAATGAAGAGGCAGAAGCAACTGAACAAACTGAAAGTAAAAATGAACCTGATGCTGAAGTTGAACCTGAACATGAACCCGAATCTAACAATGATCCTACTGATCCAAGTAATGATGAAAATACATTAATTTCTGAATTAAATGATGTTCCCCTATCTGCTGCAGTAAATTCTGAAGCTGATTCTTTCTTAG attcgTTAACTTCAGAAAATACACCTGGTGATACAGAATCACCAATTTCCGATGAACCAACAGCACCTAATATTGATGCTGATAATCCTGATATATCAACAGATATATCTATGCCTTCACTTACTTTATCTGAGGAACCTCCTTCAatccattttgttaatttagGAGAAAAATCAGAAGAGAATGATGAATCAAAGGAAGAAATTTCTAAAGATGTCACAATTAGAGAAAAGGATCCAGTTTGTTCCCTTGAAGAAGAGTTGCAGAGAATGCATGAGGGAGACcctattttggaaaatactaaTGATGCAAAGGTAGAGGACGATAAAACAGGAGTGaaagatgaaaaatttgatgttgaAATGAATAAACCTGAAAATAATGCAACTCCTATAATGAAGGATTCTGATTTAGAGGAAATGTTAGCAGCTGATGAAGTTGTGCAAGATCCTGCGGTTATTAAAA ATTCACAAGAAGAGTTGAAACAAATAGATATATTGGTTTGTGGCAAATGTCATGAAGTTTTTAATTTGGTAGAAGAATTTCAAGAACATAAGGAGAAAAAATGCAGTCAAATTTCAAAAGTACTACCTAGTTGTATGTTGGAAAGTAAGCCGCAAGTTTGGGCATTTGCTTTATGGAAAAGTAAACAAGTGAAACTGCAATCTGAGAAAGGTACTTCGCGTACACAATGGGAACTATACAAAGATTGGTGTAATTTGGCTCAAACCGAGAAAGATGCTTGGATATCTGCAGGAGAAACTCTGCAATACTGTCAGAAACTGGGAACAGCAAAACTGACTGAGATCAAGGTACAAAAAGCTCATGCAGATGGTGACAAAGATCCTTTATCTTTGGATGGTTTTggtaaaa AtagtaataaagaaaattcaaCATTTGATAATTCTAAATCACCTTTACTTGAGGTAAAACGAACAGTCATTAATAAACCTAAGGCTGTTCCAATAGTTCAGAAG aacaaTAATGAAGCAAATTCAAATAAGGCCATGAGGACAGTACAAGCTAAGGACAAAAGTGAATATGCAGTGGAAAAGATCGTTGCAAAGCGATTTAATCCAAAGAAAAAAACGTtagaatatcaaattaaatgggaacatttttcaag CGAGGACAATACCTGGGAACCACTTGCTAATTTAAATCATTGCAAGCAAATGGTGGACGAATTTGAGGAACAACTGAAGAAGTTGAAAGCAGAAAAAGCCAAACAGCAAGCAATGGCTTTGGCTAAAAATTCACCAAAGATAAAATCAGCACCAACTTCCAGCTCTCCTGCTAGCTCATCAAGCTTAATTTCTACAGGAACAACTGGAAA cCGCCCTCAAAGAACTAGTAAACAAAAAGCACTGGATCAGGTCAAAGCCTGGTGTGGCAACATTTCAGACGATGAAAATTTAACTGGATTTAAAAGATCCCGAAGTCCAGATAGTGAcgattcttttgaaaaaagattAAAGTTTGACGATTTGTCTGATGATtccgaaacagaaacgaaacccAAAATACAATTTAGGAAAATTGCTCCAAAACCAAGTACCACCAATACTTCGCCAGTGCAAATTCTCAAGAATGGTATTGGTAAAAACACACCTTtaccacaaaatattttaataccaGACGCAAACGGAGTGGTCAGGATCAATCAGAAACAGTTACCATCATTGAGCACTGGG gtttATATAATGTCGAAAACTGCCGGAATTATTAAACTCGATTCTGATACATCTAAAGTTGCTACAAGTGGTGGTCAGACAATTGTTAAAGTTGCCCCCAAAATTGGTCAAACCCAGATAAAGATAATGAAAAAGGATGGCACATCAACACAAAGGATTGTCCAGATGAGTCCTAAGAATATTCCCACTCAAAAG GCAATGAAGACCCACTTATCAAGAGCACAAAAAATGGTAACAGAAATTAGACCATCCCATCAAGTGGTTAAGAGAACAccagaaattgtaaaaaaatctttaCTCAATAAATCAGATTCGGAAAAAAGGCAAATACCTATAAAAAAACTTCCAGAGCTAGTCCCCAAACAAACTTCCAAATCAATGTCCTCAGGAAAATCAAGAGAATCTGGCAATCAAAAAGATGATGAATCTGATGACGGTTTGGAAGAATTACCATTTCCTGATGAAATAAAGATACCAGAAcctgatgaagaagaaaatactGAGTTCACTTTGGATCCTGAAACTGGGAAAATAGCag GCATGGAATATCCTGACCCTGAGCCAGAACCAGAACCAACAGAAGAAACTAAATCTGATACTTCCTTAGACAACATAGTGAAATTGGCAGCAGCTGATATAACAGAAGAGGATCTGAAAAATGAACCCCAAGATCCCGTTGACATGGAAATGCACACTCTACTGCAAGATGATGATGAAACTAAAATCATGAAG ACTGAATCACAACATATACCTGAAAAAAGGTTTGCAACAGCATCACCTATGAAACCAGTTGTAAAAATGTCTGTGACTCCACGAAAAGTGGCAGCAAATCCTTCATCAATACTGAATAAGGCACTCACTGGTCCCCATGTTGTTAGAAGAACTGTAGTAGGTCCTCCGACACAAAGATTACAA CAAAAAGTTATGAATCCATCAATCAATCGAAGTCCTCAGGTAGTGAATCCAGTAGTACGGCAAGTCAATACCTATGTCAGAACAAAACCTACAGCGCCAAAACCAAAGTTCAATGTTGCTGGTGAACCACCAAAATTCATTCGCCCCAATCACAATGCTTCGCCCAAAAACGTTTACTCTTATACTAGGCAAGTTGTTCAAAATTCGCCAAATGTGAGGAAAATCGGTAACACAACAGTTAG aAGTTCAAACATGATGGGTGGTCAACAACAGAAAATGCAATCAAAATTAGTTAGAACTAGTTCAGGAATAGTCCAGAGGATAGTTTCACCTGCGAGAAAAGAGTCTATGGTTATTAGGGGACAACCGGaaagaattgaaagaaaaatggcTCCACAAAAACCTAAGACTGTTATAAGCATGCCCTCATTAATGA gTGATGATGAACTACTGATAACGACGAAAACACCACAAAAACGTAAACAAGAACCTACATCTATTCAAATATCGGCTCCAGAAGGAAACGAAAATGAACAAATACAGCAAATTCAACAGATACAACAAATCCAACAAATGGAAGAACAGCCGACAACTATGATAGAAACTCCCATTATTGCTCATCAACAAGAATCTGATGAAATTTCTAGGGAAGCTCAAGCTGTTGCTACTTTATCACCAGATATGTCTTCATTTACCCTTGCCGATAACGAAAATCCCATTTTTATCACAGGAGATGATGGTACTGTGTATCAAGTAGCAGGTCAAAATGAACAG GGTCAAACGATACTACTGACTCAAGGCAGTGATGGACAACAACAATGTTTATTAGTGACAAATGAAGTTGCAGAAGCTATGGAAACGAGTGGAGAAGAAGCAACTCAGGCTCAACCAGAAATATCTATGCCTCAAATTAGTCCTGATGTAACCGAACCCTTGTCAGTTAAAACAGACACAGTTGATAGTAATGATCAAGTTGTAGCACAAGTTGTAAGAGCAGAACCTCCAAGTCCAG GTGGAACTCATAAAGTCGTGGTAATGCTTCCAGACGGAAATCTAATGGTAACTCAAGTGTCACCTGAGGAGTATGCTAGTTTGGAACTGGAATAA
- the LOC130452365 gene encoding uncharacterized protein LOC130452365 isoform X9, protein MDEKTELSAVHPTEMLESVDSNIEGGIDTEEATTDTKSADVNEEAEATEQTESKNEPDAEVEPEHEPESNNDPTDPSNDENTLISELNDVPLSAAVNSEADSFLDSLTSENTPGDTESPISDEPTAPNIDADNPDISTDISMPSLTLSEEPPSIHFVNLGEKSEENDESKEEISKDVTIREKDPVCSLEEELQRMHEGDPILENTNDAKVEDDKTGVKDEKFDVEMNKPENNATPIMKDSDLEEMLAADEVVQDPAVIKNSQEELKQIDILVCGKCHEVFNLVEEFQEHKEKKCSQISKVLPSCMLESKPQVWAFALWKSKQVKLQSEKGTSRTQWELYKDWCNLAQTEKDAWISAGETLQYCQKLGTAKLTEIKNNNEANSNKAMRTVQAKDKSEYAVEKIVAKRFNPKKKTLEYQIKWEHFSSEDNTWEPLANLNHCKQMVDEFEEQLKKLKAEKAKQQAMALAKNSPKIKSAPTSSSPASSSSLISTGTTGNRPQRTSKQKALDQVKAWCGNISDDENLTGFKRSRSPDSDDSFEKRLKFDDLSDDSETETKPKIQFRKIAPKPSTTNTSPVQILKNGIGKNTPLPQNILIPDANGVVRINQKQLPSLSTGVYIMSKTAGIIKLDSDTSKVATSGGQTIVKVAPKIGQTQIKIMKKDGTSTQRIVQMSPKNIPTQKAMKTHLSRAQKMVTEIRPSHQVVKRTPEIVKKSLLNKSDSEKRQIPIKKLPELVPKQTSKSMSSGKSRESGNQKDDESDDGLEELPFPDEIKIPEPDEEENTEFTLDPETGKIAGMEYPDPEPEPEPTEETKSDTSLDNIVKLAAADITEEDLKNEPQDPVDMEMHTLLQDDDETKIMKTESQHIPEKRFATASPMKPVVKMSVTPRKVAANPSSILNKALTGPHVVRRTVVGPPTQRLQQKVMNPSINRSPQVVNPVVRQVNTYVRTKPTAPKPKFNVAGEPPKFIRPNHNASPKNVYSYTRQVVQNSPNVRKIGNTTVSSNMMGGQQQKMQSKLVRTSSGIVQRIVSPARKESMVIRGQPERIERKMAPQKPKTVISMPSLMSDDELLITTKTPQKRKQEPTSIQISAPEGNENEQIQQIQQIQQIQQMEEQPTTMIETPIIAHQQESDEISREAQAVATLSPDMSSFTLADNENPIFITGDDGTVYQVAGQNEQGQTILLTQGSDGQQQCLLVTNEVAEAMETSGEEATQAQPEISMPQISPDVTEPLSVKTDTVDSNDQVVAQVVRAEPPSPGGTHKVVVMLPDGNLMVTQVSPEEYASLELE, encoded by the exons ATGGATGAAAAAACCGAGTTGTCTGCTGTACACCCGACGGAGATGCTCGAATCAGTGGATTCTAACATTGAAGGGGGGATTGATACTGAAGAAGCAACAACAGATACAAAAAGTGCTGATGTTAATGAAGAGGCAGAAGCAACTGAACAAACTGAAAGTAAAAATGAACCTGATGCTGAAGTTGAACCTGAACATGAACCCGAATCTAACAATGATCCTACTGATCCAAGTAATGATGAAAATACATTAATTTCTGAATTAAATGATGTTCCCCTATCTGCTGCAGTAAATTCTGAAGCTGATTCTTTCTTAG attcgTTAACTTCAGAAAATACACCTGGTGATACAGAATCACCAATTTCCGATGAACCAACAGCACCTAATATTGATGCTGATAATCCTGATATATCAACAGATATATCTATGCCTTCACTTACTTTATCTGAGGAACCTCCTTCAatccattttgttaatttagGAGAAAAATCAGAAGAGAATGATGAATCAAAGGAAGAAATTTCTAAAGATGTCACAATTAGAGAAAAGGATCCAGTTTGTTCCCTTGAAGAAGAGTTGCAGAGAATGCATGAGGGAGACcctattttggaaaatactaaTGATGCAAAGGTAGAGGACGATAAAACAGGAGTGaaagatgaaaaatttgatgttgaAATGAATAAACCTGAAAATAATGCAACTCCTATAATGAAGGATTCTGATTTAGAGGAAATGTTAGCAGCTGATGAAGTTGTGCAAGATCCTGCGGTTATTAAAA ATTCACAAGAAGAGTTGAAACAAATAGATATATTGGTTTGTGGCAAATGTCATGAAGTTTTTAATTTGGTAGAAGAATTTCAAGAACATAAGGAGAAAAAATGCAGTCAAATTTCAAAAGTACTACCTAGTTGTATGTTGGAAAGTAAGCCGCAAGTTTGGGCATTTGCTTTATGGAAAAGTAAACAAGTGAAACTGCAATCTGAGAAAGGTACTTCGCGTACACAATGGGAACTATACAAAGATTGGTGTAATTTGGCTCAAACCGAGAAAGATGCTTGGATATCTGCAGGAGAAACTCTGCAATACTGTCAGAAACTGGGAACAGCAAAACTGACTGAGATCAAG aacaaTAATGAAGCAAATTCAAATAAGGCCATGAGGACAGTACAAGCTAAGGACAAAAGTGAATATGCAGTGGAAAAGATCGTTGCAAAGCGATTTAATCCAAAGAAAAAAACGTtagaatatcaaattaaatgggaacatttttcaag CGAGGACAATACCTGGGAACCACTTGCTAATTTAAATCATTGCAAGCAAATGGTGGACGAATTTGAGGAACAACTGAAGAAGTTGAAAGCAGAAAAAGCCAAACAGCAAGCAATGGCTTTGGCTAAAAATTCACCAAAGATAAAATCAGCACCAACTTCCAGCTCTCCTGCTAGCTCATCAAGCTTAATTTCTACAGGAACAACTGGAAA cCGCCCTCAAAGAACTAGTAAACAAAAAGCACTGGATCAGGTCAAAGCCTGGTGTGGCAACATTTCAGACGATGAAAATTTAACTGGATTTAAAAGATCCCGAAGTCCAGATAGTGAcgattcttttgaaaaaagattAAAGTTTGACGATTTGTCTGATGATtccgaaacagaaacgaaacccAAAATACAATTTAGGAAAATTGCTCCAAAACCAAGTACCACCAATACTTCGCCAGTGCAAATTCTCAAGAATGGTATTGGTAAAAACACACCTTtaccacaaaatattttaataccaGACGCAAACGGAGTGGTCAGGATCAATCAGAAACAGTTACCATCATTGAGCACTGGG gtttATATAATGTCGAAAACTGCCGGAATTATTAAACTCGATTCTGATACATCTAAAGTTGCTACAAGTGGTGGTCAGACAATTGTTAAAGTTGCCCCCAAAATTGGTCAAACCCAGATAAAGATAATGAAAAAGGATGGCACATCAACACAAAGGATTGTCCAGATGAGTCCTAAGAATATTCCCACTCAAAAG GCAATGAAGACCCACTTATCAAGAGCACAAAAAATGGTAACAGAAATTAGACCATCCCATCAAGTGGTTAAGAGAACAccagaaattgtaaaaaaatctttaCTCAATAAATCAGATTCGGAAAAAAGGCAAATACCTATAAAAAAACTTCCAGAGCTAGTCCCCAAACAAACTTCCAAATCAATGTCCTCAGGAAAATCAAGAGAATCTGGCAATCAAAAAGATGATGAATCTGATGACGGTTTGGAAGAATTACCATTTCCTGATGAAATAAAGATACCAGAAcctgatgaagaagaaaatactGAGTTCACTTTGGATCCTGAAACTGGGAAAATAGCag GCATGGAATATCCTGACCCTGAGCCAGAACCAGAACCAACAGAAGAAACTAAATCTGATACTTCCTTAGACAACATAGTGAAATTGGCAGCAGCTGATATAACAGAAGAGGATCTGAAAAATGAACCCCAAGATCCCGTTGACATGGAAATGCACACTCTACTGCAAGATGATGATGAAACTAAAATCATGAAG ACTGAATCACAACATATACCTGAAAAAAGGTTTGCAACAGCATCACCTATGAAACCAGTTGTAAAAATGTCTGTGACTCCACGAAAAGTGGCAGCAAATCCTTCATCAATACTGAATAAGGCACTCACTGGTCCCCATGTTGTTAGAAGAACTGTAGTAGGTCCTCCGACACAAAGATTACAA CAAAAAGTTATGAATCCATCAATCAATCGAAGTCCTCAGGTAGTGAATCCAGTAGTACGGCAAGTCAATACCTATGTCAGAACAAAACCTACAGCGCCAAAACCAAAGTTCAATGTTGCTGGTGAACCACCAAAATTCATTCGCCCCAATCACAATGCTTCGCCCAAAAACGTTTACTCTTATACTAGGCAAGTTGTTCAAAATTCGCCAAATGTGAGGAAAATCGGTAACACAACAGTTAG TTCAAACATGATGGGTGGTCAACAACAGAAAATGCAATCAAAATTAGTTAGAACTAGTTCAGGAATAGTCCAGAGGATAGTTTCACCTGCGAGAAAAGAGTCTATGGTTATTAGGGGACAACCGGaaagaattgaaagaaaaatggcTCCACAAAAACCTAAGACTGTTATAAGCATGCCCTCATTAATGA gTGATGATGAACTACTGATAACGACGAAAACACCACAAAAACGTAAACAAGAACCTACATCTATTCAAATATCGGCTCCAGAAGGAAACGAAAATGAACAAATACAGCAAATTCAACAGATACAACAAATCCAACAAATGGAAGAACAGCCGACAACTATGATAGAAACTCCCATTATTGCTCATCAACAAGAATCTGATGAAATTTCTAGGGAAGCTCAAGCTGTTGCTACTTTATCACCAGATATGTCTTCATTTACCCTTGCCGATAACGAAAATCCCATTTTTATCACAGGAGATGATGGTACTGTGTATCAAGTAGCAGGTCAAAATGAACAG GGTCAAACGATACTACTGACTCAAGGCAGTGATGGACAACAACAATGTTTATTAGTGACAAATGAAGTTGCAGAAGCTATGGAAACGAGTGGAGAAGAAGCAACTCAGGCTCAACCAGAAATATCTATGCCTCAAATTAGTCCTGATGTAACCGAACCCTTGTCAGTTAAAACAGACACAGTTGATAGTAATGATCAAGTTGTAGCACAAGTTGTAAGAGCAGAACCTCCAAGTCCAG GTGGAACTCATAAAGTCGTGGTAATGCTTCCAGACGGAAATCTAATGGTAACTCAAGTGTCACCTGAGGAGTATGCTAGTTTGGAACTGGAATAA